A single genomic interval of Buchnera aphidicola str. Bp (Baizongia pistaciae) harbors:
- the lpdA gene encoding dihydrolipoyl dehydrogenase: MISKKVDTQVVIIGSGPSGYSAAFRCSDLGLNVVLIEQYYSLGGVCLNVGCIPSKYLLHIAKVIKDVKKLSRIGISFEKLDINLKEIQCNQKKIIESFSSGISNLARKRNVRIIFGYAKFLDANSIFVQGEHDSYVVSFNKIVIATGSLSKKLSYIPYDDIRIWNSSFAVSIPSIPKKLLIIGGGIIGLEMATIYSALGSNVDIIDNSHDILPHLDRDVIDIFKRSVNHDYNIFFNSNVIKIVQEKNGLLVHIAENDNKNKRFELYDIILVAIGRVPNTDMLDISKVGLKTDNNGFIKVNEQFCTNIPNIYAIGDVIGQPMLAHKGTHEGHIVAEVISGKKHYFNPFVIPCVSYTEPEIAWVGITENEARKNNINYEVSSVLWNTLGRAVSSQCSEGVTKLIFDKKTNKIIGGCIVGSNAGELLGEISLAIEMGCDAEDLALTIHAHPTLYESINLSAQIFQGTITDLINKKIKK; this comes from the coding sequence ATGATAAGTAAAAAAGTTGATACTCAAGTAGTAATTATTGGCTCTGGGCCTTCTGGATATTCTGCTGCATTTCGTTGTTCAGATTTGGGTTTAAACGTTGTGTTGATAGAACAATATTATTCTTTGGGAGGAGTATGCTTGAACGTTGGGTGTATTCCATCTAAATATTTATTACACATTGCTAAAGTTATTAAAGATGTTAAGAAATTATCTAGAATAGGAATAAGTTTTGAAAAATTAGATATTAATTTAAAAGAAATTCAATGTAATCAAAAAAAAATAATTGAAAGTTTTAGTTCTGGAATTAGTAATTTAGCACGAAAACGGAATGTAAGAATTATTTTTGGATATGCAAAATTTTTAGATGCTAATAGTATTTTTGTTCAAGGCGAACATGACAGTTATGTTGTTTCTTTTAATAAAATAGTGATAGCTACAGGTTCTTTATCTAAAAAATTATCTTATATTCCTTATGATGACATCAGAATTTGGAATTCTAGTTTTGCTGTTTCTATTCCGAGTATTCCTAAAAAATTATTGATTATTGGTGGAGGTATTATTGGTTTAGAGATGGCAACTATATATAGTGCATTAGGGTCTAACGTAGATATAATAGATAATTCGCACGATATATTACCACATCTAGATAGAGATGTGATTGACATTTTTAAGCGTTCAGTTAATCATGATTATAACATTTTTTTTAATTCTAATGTAATTAAAATTGTTCAAGAAAAGAATGGTTTATTAGTACACATTGCTGAAAATGATAACAAAAATAAACGTTTCGAATTATATGATATAATTTTAGTGGCTATAGGACGTGTTCCTAATACGGATATGTTAGACATTTCAAAGGTAGGATTAAAAACAGATAATAATGGATTTATTAAAGTTAATGAACAATTTTGCACTAATATTCCAAATATTTATGCTATTGGAGATGTAATTGGACAACCGATGTTGGCTCATAAAGGAACACATGAAGGACATATAGTAGCTGAAGTTATATCCGGAAAAAAACATTATTTTAATCCGTTTGTTATTCCATGTGTGTCATATACTGAGCCTGAAATTGCTTGGGTAGGTATAACTGAAAATGAAGCTAGAAAAAATAATATAAATTATGAAGTGTCTTCAGTTCTTTGGAATACATTAGGACGGGCAGTATCTTCGCAATGTTCAGAAGGTGTAACTAAACTAATTTTTGATAAAAAAACTAATAAAATTATTGGTGGATGTATAGTTGGTTCGAATGCAGGTGAGTTATTAGGAGAAATTTCTTTAGCTATTGAAATGGGATGCGATGCTGAAGATTTAGCACTAACAATACATGCTCATCCTACTTTATATGAATCTATTAATTTATCTGCGCAAATTTTTCAAGGCACAATTACCGATTTAATTAATAAAAAAATTAAAAAATAG
- a CDS encoding 5'-methylthioadenosine/adenosylhomocysteine nucleosidase, translating to MKKEIKKNYRIGIIAALQQEVQILFNKLKNYKINKISNITFYIGNIHNIHVVLAKSGVGKVFSGITCALLLQKYKVKFIINIGSAGSLNKNLKPGSIIIPTNVCYHDVNLTAFGYSIGQIKNCPKTFLSNTLMLKLTEKYLFENKIKYQKKLMISGDIFIDTCEKKSLLKKRFPKAIAVDMEAAAIAHVCYQFNIPILIIKSISDSSDINAADNFKYFINLASKNSSLVTINVLQTLFKNTKNILFDNNNRC from the coding sequence ATGAAAAAAGAAATTAAAAAAAACTACAGAATTGGAATAATCGCAGCGTTACAGCAAGAAGTACAAATTTTGTTTAACAAACTAAAAAATTATAAAATAAATAAAATATCTAATATTACTTTCTATATTGGAAATATACATAATATACACGTAGTTTTAGCTAAATCAGGTGTCGGAAAAGTTTTTTCTGGGATAACATGCGCACTATTATTACAAAAATATAAAGTAAAGTTTATCATTAATATAGGTTCTGCTGGAAGTTTAAATAAAAACTTAAAACCAGGATCTATCATTATTCCTACAAATGTTTGTTATCACGATGTTAATCTTACTGCATTTGGGTATAGCATTGGACAAATTAAAAATTGTCCAAAAACATTTTTGAGTAATACACTTATGCTTAAATTAACTGAAAAATATTTATTTGAAAACAAAATAAAATACCAAAAAAAGCTAATGATTAGCGGAGATATATTTATAGATACATGCGAAAAAAAATCTTTATTAAAAAAACGATTCCCAAAAGCTATCGCTGTAGATATGGAAGCCGCAGCAATAGCTCATGTGTGTTATCAATTTAACATACCTATTTTGATAATTAAATCAATATCCGATTCTTCGGATATCAACGCTGCTGACAATTTTAAATATTTTATAAATTTAGCATCTAAAAACTCTTCATTAGTAACTATAAATGTATTACAAACATTATTTAAAAATACCAAAAATATTCTATTCGATAACAATAATCGCTGCTAA
- the ftsA gene encoding cell division protein FtsA: MIKVLKKKLIVGLEIGTTKTTISVGEILEDDTINIIGIGLSKSIGIDRGIINDLKSIVECIKKVINQAETMANCNITSIYLALSNKYINCQNEIGIIPILQEEITKNDIENVIHTAKSVRIRNEHKILHIIPQEYSIDERTGIKNPIGLSGIRMQAIVHLITCHSSIKKNIIKAVESCGIRVDYSVFSGLASSESVLTTDERNLGVCIVDIGGGTTDIAIYTNGTLKHSCVIPYAGNTVTNDISYVFNIPFMYAEKIKIKYGYAMQSSDITEEEIKIVNEDNTIIQTFHKDKLTEVIESRYIELLTLINEEIKNTQKKLKKSGRIHKLGAGIVLTGGASNIKLFKNCAEKVFNIPVRIGCPKKNNINTAKLTNNTQTGSLSTVIGLLYFGKKYFYSHRNKNSYNFFKKWLQYINNWIKKEF, encoded by the coding sequence ATGATTAAAGTACTAAAAAAAAAATTGATTGTTGGGTTAGAAATTGGAACTACTAAAACCACTATTTCAGTAGGAGAAATTTTAGAAGATGATACTATTAATATTATAGGTATAGGACTCAGTAAATCAATAGGAATAGACCGAGGTATAATTAATGATCTAAAATCTATTGTAGAATGCATAAAAAAAGTCATTAATCAAGCTGAAACTATGGCTAATTGTAATATTACTTCTATTTACTTAGCCTTATCAAATAAATATATAAATTGTCAAAACGAAATAGGAATAATTCCAATACTACAAGAAGAAATAACAAAAAATGATATAGAAAACGTAATACATACTGCAAAATCTGTACGTATACGTAATGAACATAAAATATTGCATATTATTCCTCAAGAATACTCAATTGATGAGCGTACAGGAATTAAAAATCCCATTGGATTATCCGGTATACGTATGCAAGCTATAGTTCATTTAATTACATGTCATTCTTCAATAAAAAAAAATATTATTAAAGCTGTAGAATCCTGCGGGATAAGAGTTGATTACTCAGTTTTTTCTGGATTAGCATCTAGCGAATCAGTGTTAACAACAGATGAACGAAATCTCGGAGTTTGCATAGTAGACATAGGTGGTGGAACTACAGATATTGCAATTTATACTAATGGAACACTTAAACATAGTTGCGTAATTCCGTATGCTGGAAATACCGTTACGAATGATATTTCATATGTGTTTAACATACCATTCATGTACGCTGAAAAAATAAAAATTAAATATGGATATGCTATGCAATCTTCTGATATTACAGAAGAAGAAATTAAAATAGTAAATGAAGATAATACGATTATTCAAACATTTCACAAAGATAAATTAACTGAAGTTATCGAGTCTAGATATATAGAGCTATTAACATTAATTAATGAAGAAATAAAAAATACACAAAAAAAGTTAAAAAAATCAGGACGCATTCATAAACTAGGAGCTGGTATAGTATTAACAGGAGGAGCATCTAATATAAAACTTTTTAAAAATTGTGCAGAAAAAGTTTTTAATATACCTGTTAGAATTGGATGTCCTAAAAAAAATAACATAAATACTGCTAAACTAACTAATAATACTCAAACAGGAAGTTTATCTACTGTAATTGGATTATTATATTTTGGAAAAAAATATTTTTACTCACACCGCAACAAAAATTCTTATAATTTTTTTAAAAAATGGTTGCAATACATCAACAATTGGATAAAAAAAGAATTTTAA
- a CDS encoding 2-oxo acid dehydrogenase subunit E2 — translation MDKQVVMPDIGTDLVEVIEILVKIGDQVKKDDSLITVEGQKASIEIPASHTGTIKNIIVHIGEKITTGSLIAILNGIDDNVKSKNDSSSYSFKNSKNTSTNSNLGNVNNNINNRTILVHATPTVRRLARKFDIKLENITGTGRKGRILKEDVISYKNISLFNDIKKSLKKTNVNYYKDNVTCDDFKSIELTRTQIRSSKNLLKSWLTIPHVTQFDESDITELENFRQKYNSDLKDKSKKLTILIFVIKAVSKALEMFPKFNGRLINKDNRIAIVLNEHINIGIVVDTDDGLLVPVINRVNKKNISSISNDLRIISERARSRKLNFSDIKEYGSFTISNLGGIGGTNFTPIIKYPELAILGISRALIKPYWNSHAFIPKLMLPLSLSYDHRAIDGVAAVRFITFVKKMLTDIRFLMI, via the coding sequence ATGGATAAGCAAGTAGTAATGCCTGATATTGGAACTGATTTAGTCGAAGTAATTGAAATTTTAGTAAAAATTGGTGATCAAGTAAAAAAAGATGATTCTTTAATTACAGTAGAAGGACAAAAAGCATCAATAGAAATACCAGCATCACATACAGGAACAATAAAAAATATAATAGTACATATTGGTGAAAAAATAACTACTGGTTCTTTAATTGCTATATTAAATGGCATTGACGATAATGTTAAATCAAAAAATGATTCAAGTTCTTATTCATTTAAAAATTCTAAAAATACATCTACTAATTCAAATTTAGGTAATGTCAATAATAATATTAACAATAGAACTATTTTAGTACATGCGACTCCTACTGTGCGTCGTTTAGCTAGAAAATTCGATATTAAATTAGAAAATATTACTGGTACTGGAAGAAAAGGTCGAATATTAAAAGAGGATGTTATTTCATATAAAAACATTTCACTTTTTAATGATATTAAAAAAAGTTTAAAAAAAACAAATGTTAATTATTACAAAGACAATGTCACTTGTGATGATTTTAAAAGTATTGAATTGACTAGAACGCAGATACGATCTAGTAAAAATTTGTTGAAGAGTTGGTTAACTATCCCGCATGTAACGCAATTTGATGAATCAGATATTACTGAATTAGAAAATTTTAGACAAAAATATAATTCTGATTTAAAAGATAAAAGTAAAAAGTTGACTATTTTAATTTTTGTTATAAAAGCAGTTTCTAAAGCATTAGAAATGTTTCCAAAATTCAATGGACGCTTAATTAATAAAGATAATAGGATTGCTATTGTTTTAAACGAACATATTAATATAGGAATTGTAGTAGATACTGACGATGGTCTTTTGGTGCCTGTAATTAATCGTGTGAATAAAAAAAATATTTCTAGTATATCAAATGACTTACGTATTATCTCTGAAAGAGCGCGTTCAAGAAAATTAAATTTTTCGGATATAAAAGAATATGGTAGTTTTACTATATCTAATTTAGGTGGAATAGGAGGAACAAACTTTACACCAATTATTAAGTATCCTGAGCTTGCAATTCTAGGTATTTCTAGAGCATTAATTAAACCTTATTGGAATAGTCATGCATTCATCCCCAAGTTAATGTTACCATTGTCATTATCTTATGATCATCGTGCTATTGATGGAGTAGCAGCAGTGCGTTTCATTACTTTTGTAAAAAAAATGTTAACGGACATTCGTTTTTTAATGATTTAG
- the ftsZ gene encoding cell division protein FtsZ, whose protein sequence is MFEPVELNNNAIIKVIGIGGGGGNAVEYMVQEHIEGVEFFAINTDAQALRKIEVEQTIQIGSDITKGLGAGANPEIGRRAAEEDSDNLKSILKDADMVFIASGMGGGTGTGAAPIIAKISKKLGILTVAVVTKPFNFEGKKRMISAEQGVSELSKYVDSLIIIPNDKLIKVLSKGISLLDAFNTANNVLKGAVQGIAELITKPGLMNVDFADVRTVMSEMGYAMMGTGIASGDERAKEASKIAISSPLLEDINLSGAKGVLVNITSGLNMKLDEFETIGNTIRSFSSDNATVVIGTSLDTNMNDSLRVTIVATGIGTYNDIKHNNNTENHTSKHVPKNLENLQTKESPKYNNPKQHIYDTFNQQGITNKEMNYLDIPAFLRKKHK, encoded by the coding sequence ATGTTTGAACCTGTAGAATTAAATAATAATGCGATAATAAAAGTCATTGGGATAGGAGGAGGAGGAGGTAATGCAGTAGAATACATGGTACAAGAACATATTGAAGGAGTAGAATTTTTTGCTATTAATACAGACGCCCAAGCATTACGAAAAATTGAAGTGGAACAAACTATACAAATCGGAAGTGATATAACTAAAGGATTAGGAGCAGGAGCTAATCCCGAAATAGGACGGCGTGCAGCTGAAGAGGATTCAGATAATTTAAAATCTATTTTAAAAGATGCTGATATGGTATTTATTGCATCAGGTATGGGGGGAGGTACAGGAACAGGCGCAGCACCTATTATTGCTAAAATTTCAAAAAAATTAGGAATTTTAACAGTTGCAGTAGTTACAAAACCATTTAATTTTGAAGGAAAAAAAAGAATGATATCTGCTGAACAAGGTGTTTCTGAATTATCAAAATATGTTGATTCACTGATCATAATTCCAAATGATAAATTGATAAAAGTACTTTCTAAAGGAATTTCCCTGTTAGATGCTTTTAATACAGCTAATAACGTCCTAAAGGGAGCGGTTCAAGGAATAGCAGAATTAATTACTAAACCGGGCTTAATGAATGTAGATTTCGCTGATGTACGGACAGTTATGTCAGAAATGGGTTATGCTATGATGGGTACAGGTATAGCTTCAGGAGATGAACGAGCTAAAGAAGCATCTAAAATAGCAATATCTAGTCCTTTACTAGAAGATATTAATTTATCTGGTGCTAAAGGTGTTTTAGTAAATATTACTTCAGGATTAAATATGAAATTAGACGAATTTGAAACAATCGGAAATACTATTCGTTCATTTTCTTCAGATAATGCAACAGTAGTTATCGGAACATCGCTAGATACAAATATGAACGATTCACTTCGTGTTACAATAGTAGCTACAGGAATTGGGACATATAATGACATTAAACACAATAACAATACAGAAAATCATACATCTAAACATGTTCCAAAAAACTTAGAAAACTTGCAAACAAAAGAATCTCCTAAATACAATAATCCTAAACAACACATATATGACACATTTAATCAGCAAGGAATCACTAACAAAGAAATGAATTATTTAGATATACCTGCGTTTCTAAGAAAAAAACACAAATAA
- the erpA gene encoding iron-sulfur cluster insertion protein ErpA translates to MKNNISKFPLSFSKSAIKKIKTIISEKNIPNLKFRVYIAGGGCSGFQYKFKFDKNKNKNDTIVNIFNNIIIIDPISLQYLRGGQIDYIENLEGSKFIILNPKAKHTCGCGSSFSI, encoded by the coding sequence ATGAAAAATAATATATCTAAATTTCCCTTATCATTTTCGAAATCAGCAATAAAAAAAATAAAAACTATTATTAGTGAAAAAAACATTCCTAATTTAAAGTTTAGAGTTTATATCGCAGGAGGCGGGTGTAGTGGTTTTCAATATAAATTTAAATTTGATAAAAATAAAAATAAAAATGATACTATAGTTAATATATTCAATAATATAATAATCATTGACCCTATAAGTTTACAATATCTTCGGGGAGGTCAAATAGATTATATAGAAAATTTAGAAGGATCAAAATTTATTATACTAAATCCAAAAGCAAAACATACTTGCGGGTGCGGATCTTCATTTAGCATCTAA
- the aceE gene encoding pyruvate dehydrogenase (acetyl-transferring), homodimeric type, translating to MAEFSSNDIDPIETEDWIQAIKSVIREDGLERANFIINTVKKYVPYKNKVVFKKCAISNYVNTIPVEEEPNYPGDLFIEQKIRSVIRWNAIMMVLRASKKNLDLGGHLSSFQSAATIYEVCFNHFFHATNENNGGDLVYFQGHISPGIYSRAFIEDRLTQKQLDNFRQEIDGIGLSSYPHPKLMPNFWQFPTVSMGLGPICAIYQAKFLKYLEHRNLKCTNNQKVYAFLGDGEMDEPESKGAISIAAREKLDNLIFIVNCNLQRLDGPVIGNGKVIDELESVFKGCGWKVIKVIWGSKWDSLLKKDVSGKLIKLMNETLDGDYQTFKSKNGAYIRKYFFGKYLETQELVKDMSDDQIWNLDRGGHDPKKIYAALSKANSIVGKPVIILMHTVKGYGMGDIAEGKNIAHQIKKIDIKGITYIKNRFKVPVEENELKYLPYVSFDANSIEYKYLHARRKKLGGYLPIRLSNFTNFFTLPKLDEFSTLLTEQKKEISTTIVFIRILNILLRNSFIKDRIVPIIADEARTFGMEGLFRKIGIYNFIGQKYTPQDKELLAYYKEDKKGQILQEGINELGAAASWLAAATSYSTNNFPMIPFYIFYSMFGFQRIGDLFWAAGDQQARGFLIGGTSGKTTLNGEGLQHGDGHSHIQALTIPNCISYNPAYAYELAVIVHDGLQRMYGPSQENIYYYITTMNENYVMPGISKNMYEGICKGIYKLKHVGKKNVKVQIMGSGSILQCVCRAAEILLEEYDIGSDVYSVTSFTELARNGQDCDRWNLLHPTQEKKVPFVTKIMNKLPAIAVTDYMKLFSEQVRAYIPAVTYRVLGTDGFGRSDSRKNLRRYFEIDEYHIVIAVLGELEKIGDVDKNTIVNAISKFKIDINKVNPRLA from the coding sequence ATGGCAGAATTTTCATCAAATGATATAGATCCAATTGAAACTGAAGATTGGATACAAGCTATTAAATCAGTTATTCGTGAAGATGGTTTAGAACGTGCTAATTTTATTATTAATACTGTTAAAAAATATGTACCTTATAAAAATAAGGTAGTTTTTAAAAAATGTGCTATAAGTAATTATGTTAATACAATTCCAGTTGAAGAAGAACCGAATTATCCTGGGGATTTGTTTATAGAACAAAAAATACGATCTGTCATTCGATGGAATGCTATAATGATGGTGTTAAGAGCTTCAAAAAAAAATTTAGATTTAGGAGGTCATTTATCTTCTTTTCAGTCAGCAGCGACTATTTACGAGGTGTGTTTTAATCATTTTTTTCATGCTACTAATGAAAATAATGGAGGAGATTTAGTATATTTTCAAGGACATATATCTCCAGGTATTTATTCGCGAGCATTTATTGAAGATAGATTAACTCAAAAACAACTAGATAATTTTAGACAGGAAATTGATGGGATAGGATTATCATCTTATCCTCATCCTAAATTAATGCCAAATTTTTGGCAATTTCCAACAGTATCTATGGGATTAGGACCAATATGTGCTATTTATCAAGCTAAATTTTTAAAATATTTAGAACATCGAAATTTAAAATGTACTAATAATCAAAAAGTATATGCGTTCTTAGGCGACGGTGAAATGGATGAACCAGAATCTAAAGGAGCTATTTCTATTGCTGCTCGGGAAAAATTAGATAATTTGATATTCATTGTAAATTGTAATTTACAAAGGTTAGATGGTCCAGTAATTGGAAATGGCAAAGTAATTGATGAATTAGAAAGTGTTTTCAAAGGATGTGGTTGGAAAGTAATAAAAGTAATATGGGGTAGTAAATGGGATAGTTTACTTAAAAAAGATGTTAGTGGAAAGTTAATAAAATTAATGAATGAAACATTAGATGGAGACTATCAAACATTTAAGTCAAAAAATGGAGCATATATAAGAAAATATTTTTTTGGAAAATATTTAGAAACACAAGAATTAGTGAAAGATATGTCAGATGATCAAATTTGGAATTTAGATAGAGGAGGGCATGATCCTAAAAAAATTTATGCAGCTCTTTCAAAAGCTAATTCTATTGTTGGAAAACCGGTAATAATATTAATGCATACAGTAAAGGGCTATGGAATGGGAGATATTGCAGAAGGAAAAAATATAGCTCATCAAATTAAAAAAATTGACATAAAGGGTATTACATATATTAAAAATAGGTTTAAAGTTCCTGTTGAAGAGAATGAGTTAAAATATTTACCATATGTATCTTTTGATGCTAATAGTATTGAGTATAAATATCTTCATGCTAGAAGAAAAAAATTAGGGGGATATCTTCCTATTCGTTTATCTAATTTTACTAATTTTTTTACATTACCAAAATTAGATGAATTTAGTACTTTACTAACGGAACAAAAAAAAGAAATTTCAACAACTATAGTTTTTATTCGTATATTAAATATTTTGTTACGAAATAGTTTTATTAAAGATAGAATCGTACCAATAATTGCTGATGAAGCGCGTACATTCGGTATGGAAGGTTTATTTCGAAAAATAGGAATTTATAATTTTATTGGTCAAAAATATACACCTCAAGATAAGGAATTATTAGCTTATTATAAAGAAGATAAAAAAGGACAAATTTTACAGGAAGGTATTAATGAATTAGGTGCTGCTGCGTCATGGTTAGCTGCTGCGACATCGTATAGTACGAATAATTTTCCTATGATTCCATTTTATATTTTTTACTCTATGTTTGGATTTCAAAGAATTGGTGATTTATTTTGGGCTGCTGGTGATCAGCAAGCTAGAGGATTTTTAATAGGAGGAACATCGGGAAAAACTACTTTAAATGGTGAAGGATTACAACATGGTGATGGACATAGTCATATTCAAGCATTAACTATACCTAATTGTATATCATATAATCCTGCGTATGCTTACGAACTTGCTGTTATTGTTCATGATGGATTACAAAGAATGTACGGTCCTAGCCAAGAGAATATTTATTATTATATTACAACAATGAATGAAAATTATGTTATGCCTGGAATTTCTAAAAACATGTATGAAGGAATTTGTAAAGGAATTTATAAGTTAAAACATGTAGGAAAAAAAAATGTTAAGGTTCAGATTATGGGATCTGGATCTATACTTCAATGTGTATGTAGAGCTGCTGAAATTTTATTAGAAGAATATGACATAGGATCGGATGTTTATAGTGTAACATCTTTTACTGAGTTAGCAAGGAATGGTCAAGATTGCGATAGATGGAATTTGTTGCATCCAACTCAAGAAAAAAAAGTACCGTTTGTTACTAAAATAATGAACAAACTACCTGCTATTGCTGTAACTGATTACATGAAGTTATTTTCAGAACAAGTAAGAGCATATATTCCAGCAGTTACTTACCGTGTATTAGGAACTGATGGATTTGGTCGTTCTGATAGTCGCAAAAACTTGCGTAGGTATTTTGAAATTGATGAATATCATATAGTAATCGCTGTTCTTGGAGAATTAGAAAAAATTGGCGATGTTGATAAAAATACTATTGTTAATGCGATAAGTAAGTTTAAAATTGATATCAATAAGGTCAATCCGAGATTAGCGTAG
- a CDS encoding D-alanine--D-alanine ligase, producing MTEKIAVLLGGTSQERNISLISGYNILNSLLKSGIHAVAIDTKDFPITQLPHQKFTKAFIALHGRDGEDGTIQSVLKYLNIPFTGSKTLPSAISINKFKTKLLWQSFNLPVVPYLHINKHEFNKKFLQKFKKNISLLGLPIIVKPNQEGSSIGITIVYSYETLYKACKTAFIFDNSILIEKFIYGEEYTISILGKKILPIIRICPENTFYNYNSKYLSNRTTYFCPSGLNKLKELELKKITLTAWNIIDGTGWGRVDVIMDYKNKFWLLEANTCPGMTDHSLFPMSAKKAGISYQILVQKILELAN from the coding sequence ATAACTGAAAAAATAGCTGTTCTTTTAGGTGGAACATCTCAAGAAAGAAATATATCATTAATATCTGGTTACAATATATTAAATAGTCTTTTAAAATCTGGAATTCATGCTGTGGCTATAGACACCAAAGATTTTCCTATTACACAATTACCTCATCAAAAATTTACAAAAGCATTTATAGCTTTACATGGACGAGATGGAGAAGATGGTACAATACAAAGCGTACTAAAATATTTAAATATTCCTTTTACAGGAAGTAAAACGTTACCTTCAGCTATTTCAATTAATAAATTTAAAACAAAATTATTATGGCAAAGTTTTAATTTACCTGTTGTTCCTTATTTACACATTAATAAACATGAATTCAATAAAAAATTTTTACAAAAATTTAAAAAAAATATTTCACTTTTAGGATTACCTATAATTGTAAAACCCAACCAAGAAGGATCGAGTATAGGTATTACAATTGTATATTCATATGAAACCTTATATAAAGCATGTAAAACAGCTTTTATATTTGATAATTCAATATTAATTGAAAAATTTATATATGGAGAAGAATATACAATTAGCATCTTGGGAAAAAAAATACTTCCAATTATACGAATATGTCCTGAAAATACCTTTTACAATTACAATTCTAAATATTTATCCAACCGAACAACATATTTTTGTCCAAGCGGCTTAAATAAACTAAAAGAATTAGAACTAAAAAAAATTACTCTAACAGCATGGAATATTATAGATGGAACTGGATGGGGAAGAGTTGATGTAATAATGGATTACAAAAATAAATTCTGGTTATTAGAAGCAAATACATGTCCTGGGATGACTGATCATAGCTTATTTCCAATGTCGGCAAAAAAAGCAGGTATATCTTATCAAATACTAGTACAAAAAATTTTAGAACTAGCTAATTAA